A genomic segment from Antedon mediterranea chromosome 6, ecAntMedi1.1, whole genome shotgun sequence encodes:
- the LOC140051300 gene encoding uncharacterized protein, with product MEDENTTVSALDKVFVKQEIEELAGDLTSEGEQLQTEVRLKTTPNNYIPAFVDESFAIERDGKRCWQCNQCPKIYQSKHSLQSHLLSHSGIRPYICNVCGKSFRQQGHLATHKLTHEKVKPHSCNVCSRSFTQTSHLKRHMLTHSELAPYVCSQCGRKFAYASELQSHMAKPHPTKDNCCGVCGRTFSTIGHLQRHIAYHESHGPLRCEECDKTFQFPHQLSAHIKRHKDIRPHICGECGMQFLQPTHLKQHQKTHSGEKEHECSVCKKSFSLEGNLKRHMFIHTGLRPYKCEVCDKKFAQKQTLKAHMIVHSQSKPFACKHCGKGFSRKFNLESHERLHNGIKPFKCNICSSRFNLKSNLKTHIKLKHGEKKEITADDAKVEIETDNSSTIPRTGGISRKGLYRTIRIGGKNLYACQVCSKTFKQSGHLKKHMLRHSDDAPFKCDQCGRKFVYPSEYRAHMAKPHPAKNNICVMCGKDFATPGHLQRHLLLQGNHGRYDCDQCDRKFSYPSQLLLHKMRHSGVRPHICKECGMEFMLLAHLKKHMFTHMGVKPYKCPKCGRGFCQDANLKRHLRTHSDVRPYKCEQCQKAFKEKHTLQAHMIVHREDKPFTCSVCQRSFSRERNLTNHMILHSGSKPFKCRVCSSRFNLKGNWKRHMKVKHGIEDKKPNEIIYHSLPTPPTNVDAIDLSAPKSYIDDASVENVNEPITSIKDASFTNDQISGNHFNSIVENVERKENNKSQKGLDSTHPIVKIIAQLNNSARAIKRKRHIRLEAPKRALCKEPTENQQCCYMEEQTNLSVEENDMPMTEGIDRMEKTIMEINQQELAEEMLPLLNPYNMDEC from the coding sequence ATGGAGGACGAAAATACAACAGTGTCAGCCTTGGATAAAGTATTTGTGAAACAAGAAATTGAAGAACTGGCAGGAGATTTAACATCTGAGGGAGAGCAACTGCAGACTGAAGTGAGGTTGAAGACAACCCCAAACAATTATATCCCTGCGTTTGTGGATGAAAGTTTTGCGATAGAACGTGATGGTAAACGATGTTGGCAGTGTAATCAATGCCCCAAAATCTACCAATCAAAACATAGTTTACAAAGCCACTTGCTGTCACACAGTGGCATACGGCCTTACATTTGCAATGTTTGTGGAAAATCATTTCGTCAACAAGGACATCTTGCCACGCACAAACTAACACATGAAAAAGTTAAGCCACACTCTTGTAACGTTTGTAGTAGATCTTTCACACAGACGAGCCACTTGAAACGTCACATGCTTACACATTCTGAACTTGCTCCATATGTCTGTAGCCAATGTGGACGCAAGTTTGCATATGCTAGCGAGCTGCAATCTCACATGGCAAAGCCACATCCCACCAAAGACAATTGTTGTGGCGTCTGTGGACGGACATTCTCTACCATAGGACATTTGCAGCGGCATATTGCATATCACGAGAGCCATGGACCACTGCGATGTGAAGAATGCGATAAAACATTCCAGTTTCCTCATCAGCTGTCGGCGCATATAAAGCGTCACAAAGACATTCGGCCACACATTTGTGGTGAATGTGGCATGCAATTTCTACAACCAACTCATCTGAAACAACACCAAAAAACACATTCAGGAGAGAAGGAACATGAATGTTCAGTCTGTAAGAAATCATTTAGTCTTGAAGGCAACCTTAAACGTCATATGTTCATACACACAGGTTTACGGCCATATAAATGTGAAGTCTGTGATAAAAAATTTGCACAGAAACAAACATTGAAAGCCCATATGATTGTTCATAGCCAAAGCAAGCCATTTGCGTGTAAACACTGTGGTAAAGGTTTTAGTCGTAAATTTAACTTGGAAAGTCATGAACGATTACATAATGGAATAAAACCATTTAAGTGTAACATTTGTAGTTCAcgatttaatttgaaaagtaacTTAAAAACACACATCAAATTGAAGCATGGAGAGAAAAAAGAAATCACTGCTGATGACGCAAAAGTTGAGATTGAAACAGATAATTCCAGTACTATTCCAAGGACAGGTGGCATTTCGCGTAAAGGACTCTATCGTACCATTCGTATAGGAGGTAAGAATCTGTATGCTTGTCAGGTTTGTAGCAAAACCTTCAAGCAAAGTGGACATTTGAAGAAGCATATGTTACGGCACAGTGATGATGCGCCGTTTAAATGTGATCAGTGCGGTAGAAAATTTGTTTATCCCAGCGAGTACCGCGCTCATATGGCTAAACCCCACCCAGCTAAGAACAACATATGTGTTATGTGTGGCAAAGATTTTGCAACTCCGGGTCACCTTCAGCGACATCTTCTCTTACAAGGTAATCATGGACGGTATGATTGTGATCAGTGCGATCGCAAATTCTCTTATCCTAGCCAGTTGCTGTTGCATAAAATGAGACATAGTGGAGTGCGCCCTCATATTTGTAAAGAATGCGGAATGGAATTTATGCTTTTAGCTCATTTGAAAAAACACATGTTTACACATATGGGTGTGAAACCATATAAATGTCCTAAATGCGGTCGTGGGTTTTGTCAAGATGCAAACCTTAAACGACATTTACGTACACACAGTGACGTTCGACCTTACAAGTGCGAACAATGTCAAAAAGCTTTCAAGGAAAAACATACATTACAAGCCCATATGATTGTTCATCGAGAAGACAAGCCATTTACATGCAGCGTTTGCCAAAGATCGTTCAGCCGTGAACGAAACCTAACAAACCATATGATTCTTCATAGTGGCTCCAAACCATTTAAATGCCGTGTTTGTTCAAGTCGCTTTAACCTTAAAGGTAATTGGAAAAGACACATGAAGGTAAAGCATGGGATTGAAGACAAAAAGCCAAATGAAATTATCTATCACTCATTACCCACACCCCCGACAAATGTTGATGCAATTGATCTTTCAGCTCCAAAATCATACATCGATGATGCAAGTgttgaaaatgtaaatgaacCAATAACATCAATTAAAGACGCCAGTTTTACTAACGACCAAATAAGTGGAAACCATTTTAACAGTATTGTTGAAAATgttgaaagaaaagaaaacaataaaagtCAAAAAGGCTTGGATTCTACACATCctatagtaaaaataattgCACAGCTCAACAACAGTGCTAGAGCTATAAAAAGAAAACGGCACATTCGTTTGGAAGCACCCAAACGTGCCTTATGTAAAGAGCCAACTGAAAATCAACAGTGTTGTTACATGGAAGAACAAACAAATTTGAGTGTTGAGGAAAATGATATGCCAATGACAGAAGGTATCGATAGAATGGAAAAGACTATAATGGAAATAAACCAACAAGAATTGGCTGAAGAAATGCTTCCACTTTTAAATCCATATAATATGGATGAGTGCTAA